In the genome of Populus trichocarpa isolate Nisqually-1 chromosome 6, P.trichocarpa_v4.1, whole genome shotgun sequence, one region contains:
- the LOC18100349 gene encoding uncharacterized protein LOC18100349 isoform X2 — translation MAKNEDTGSPGWRTSLFLQTTEDVAKAVADAATTVPSPRPSVVFSSKDDHGDSQFQKLQRHFSRMLKGFSSPPPEVKSGTYNPEVLTSQKRQWAKFQLQYLDHRPLKAPSRLIESMVVVGLHPNCDLQALQRQYGPRKSEGSGILQGALGCQNQSRIEPILEPQVHAVERTPSMSELNEILLGQEHLKQSDLSFVFRLQVADDSTLYGCCVLVEEIVQKPSGLLSMVSDKQSSRSSLSRYMLTTYRCYCILSRLPFFELHFGLLSSIFTEERLERLTKNIGFLDLEEDLGDNLDGVSTNYRAAEDIPDGTTEISQSSLRDSTPGGFDDEKSNVEPQILEEHIHSLKKGVNDDAVPIYSENEMVSAKGEPGRVNLEDCDVDDSPSNKQAQERRLPNAIRPLLRHCQYESSESSSSFQGSPSEDRNFRSDVDDMETEEASFSGQEDSSDHIDILEWAKANNHGSLQLLCEYYRLHCPARGSTLRFQPLEHLHPLEYRRPDEAVLHVNGSTIDLRSCITSLEFAEARSALSAEEEATALSTWAISCICGSLRLEHILTMFAGALLEKQIVVVCSNLGILSASVLSIVPLIRPYRWQSLLMPILPDDMLEFLDAPVPYIVGVKNKTSEVQSKLSNVILVDANKNQVKSPAIPQLPKHRELLSSLSPYHSKLVGESYLARKRPVYECTDVQVEAAKGFLGVLRSYLDSLCSNLRSHTITNVQSNNDKVSLLLKESFIDSFLSRDRPFMKLFVDTQLFSVHTDLVLSFFQKE, via the exons ATGGCGAAGAATGAAGACACTGGCAGTCCTGGTTGGAGGACTTCATTGTTTTTGCAGACAACAGAAGATGTTGCGAAAGCTGTTGCAGACGCAGCCACCACTGTGCCATCGCCAAGGCCATCTGTGGTATTTTCATCCAAGGATGATCATGGTGATAGCCAATTCCAGAAGCTACAGCGCCATTTTAGCAGAATGCTAAAagggttttcttctcctccgCCAGAAGTGAAAAGTGGAACTTATAATCCAGAAGTTCTTACTAGCCAAAAACGTCAGTGGGCAAAATTTCAGTTACAGTACTTG GACCATAGGCCTTTAAAGGCGCCATCGAGGCTTATAGAGAGCATGGTAGTTGTTGGACTTCACCCTAATTGTGATCTTCAAGCACTCCAGAGGCAATATGGTCCCAGAAAGTCCGAAGGTTCTGGGATATTGCAAGGTGCACTTGGTTGTCAAAATCAGTCACGTATAGAACCCATTCTTGAGCCCCAG GTTCATGCAGTTGAGAGAACTCCTTCCATGAGCGAGTTGAATGAAATTCTTCTTGGGCAG GAGCACCTTAAACAAAGTGACCTGTCATTTGTATTTCGATTACAG GTTGCTGATGATTCAACATTGTATGGGTGTTGTGTGTTAGTTGAAGAAATTGTGCAAAAACCCTCTGGATTGCTTTCCATGGTTTCAGATAAACAGTCTTCCCGCTCATCTTTGAGCCGTTACATGCTCACCACGTACAGATGTTACTGCATTCTCTCAAGGCTTCCATTTTTTGAATTACATTTTGGTTTATTGAGCAG CATCTTCACAGAAGAAAGGTTGGAGcgattaacaaaaaatataggcTTTTTAGACTTGGAAGAAGATTTAGGTGACAATTTAGATGGTGTATCAACGAATTATAGAGCTGCAGAGGACATACCAGATGGAACGACAGAAATATCCCAATCCAGCTTAAGGGATTCTACACCTGGAGGTTTTGATGATGAAAAGAGTAACGTGGAGCCTCAAATTCTTGAGGAGCATATTCATTCTTTGAAGAAAGGTGTCAATGATGATGCTGTTCCTATTTATTCTGAAAACGAGATGGTTTCAGCCAAAGGTGAACCTGGTAGAGTAAACTTAGAAGATTGTGATGTTGATGATTCTCCATCGAACAAGCAAGCACAAGAAAGACGATTACCAAATGCTATTCGGCCACTCCTCCGCCATTGTCAGTATGAAAGCTCTGAATCTTCCTCCAG CTTCCAGGGTTCTCCCAGTGAGGATAGAAACTTTAGGAGTGATGTTGATGATATGGAGACCGAAGAGGCATCTTTTTCTGGGCAAGAAGATTCCAGTGATCACATTGATATTCTGGAATGGGCTAAG GCAAACAATCATGGATCATTGCAGTTACTGTGTGAATATTACCGGCTGCATTGCCCTGCTAGGGGTTCCACTCTTAGATTTCAGCCTTTGGAGCATCTTCATCCCTTAGAATATCGTAGACCTGATGAAGCTGTTTTACATGTTAATGGCTCAACTATTGATTTGAGATCATGCATCACAAGTCTGGAGTTTGCAGAG GCACGCAGTGCACTCTCTGCAGAGGAAGAAGCCACTGCATTATCAACTTGGGCCATTTCATGCATATGCGGATCCTTGCGACTTGAGCAT ATCTTGACAATGTTTGCGGGAGCCCTGCTAGAGAAGCAGATTGTGGTTGTGTGTTCTAATTTG GGAATCTTGTCTGCTTCAGTTTTGTCAATTGTCCCTCTCATTCGTCCCTATCGGTGGCAAAGCTTGTTAATGCCA ATTTTACCAGATGACATGCTGGAGTTTTTGGATGCTCCTGTTCCATACATT GTTGGTGTTAAGAACAAAACCAGTGAAGTACAATCAAAATTAAGCAACGTCATTTTGGTTGATGCTAACAAGAACCAG GTGAAGTCACCAGCGATACCACAACTGCCAAAACACAGGGAGCTGTTATCATCCCTAAGTCCTTATCATTCTAAGCTTGTTGGAGAAAGCTATTTGGCCAGAAAGAGGCCAGTGTATGAGTGTACAGATGTGCAG GTTGAGGCTGCCAAGGGTTTTCTAGGGGTTTTAAGATCTTACTTGGATTCGCTTTGCTCTAACCTGCGTTCTCATACAATAACAAATGTACAATCCAATAATGACAAG GTATCATTGCTCTTAAAGGAGAGTTTCATAGATTCGTTCCTTAGTCGTGATCGACCATTTATGAAG CTTTTCGTGGATACACAGCTCTTCTCTGTACATACAGATCTTGTTCTTTCGTTTTTCCAGAAGGAATAG
- the LOC18100349 gene encoding uncharacterized protein LOC18100349 isoform X3 produces the protein MAKNEDTGSPGWRTSLFLQTTEDVAKAVADAATTVPSPRPSVVFSSKDDHGDSQFQKLQRHFSRMLKGFSSPPPEVKSGTYNPEVLTSQKRQWAKFQLQYLDHRPLKAPSRLIESMVVVGLHPNCDLQALQRQYGPRKSEGSGILQGALGCQNQSRIEPILEPQVLFVYPPEKQLPLKYKDLVSFCFPGGLEVHAVERTPSMSELNEILLGQEHLKQSDLSFVFRLQVADDSTLYGCCVLVEEIVQKPSGLLSMVSDKQSSRSSLSRYMLTTYRCYCILSRLPFFELHFGLLSSIFTEERLERLTKNIGFLDLEEDLGDNLDGVSTNYRAAEDIPDGTTEISQSSLRDSTPGGFDDEKSNVEPQILEEHIHSLKKGVNDDAVPIYSENEMVSAKGEPGRVNLEDCDVDDSPSNKQAQERRLPNAIRPLLRHCQYESSESSSSFQGSPSEDRNFRSDVDDMETEEASFSGQEDSSDHIDILEWAKANNHGSLQLLCEYYRLHCPARGSTLRFQPLEHLHPLEYRRPDEAVLHVNGSTIDLRSCITSLEFAEARSALSAEEEATALSTWAISCICGSLRLEHILTMFAGALLEKQIVVVCSNLGILSASVLSIVPLIRPYRWQSLLMPILPDDMLEFLDAPVPYIVWPLHINTCRLVLRTKPVKYNQN, from the exons ATGGCGAAGAATGAAGACACTGGCAGTCCTGGTTGGAGGACTTCATTGTTTTTGCAGACAACAGAAGATGTTGCGAAAGCTGTTGCAGACGCAGCCACCACTGTGCCATCGCCAAGGCCATCTGTGGTATTTTCATCCAAGGATGATCATGGTGATAGCCAATTCCAGAAGCTACAGCGCCATTTTAGCAGAATGCTAAAagggttttcttctcctccgCCAGAAGTGAAAAGTGGAACTTATAATCCAGAAGTTCTTACTAGCCAAAAACGTCAGTGGGCAAAATTTCAGTTACAGTACTTG GACCATAGGCCTTTAAAGGCGCCATCGAGGCTTATAGAGAGCATGGTAGTTGTTGGACTTCACCCTAATTGTGATCTTCAAGCACTCCAGAGGCAATATGGTCCCAGAAAGTCCGAAGGTTCTGGGATATTGCAAGGTGCACTTGGTTGTCAAAATCAGTCACGTATAGAACCCATTCTTGAGCCCCAG gttttgtttgtttatccTCCAGAAAAACAGCTGCCACTTAAATACAAAGATCTTGTATCATTTTGCTTCCCTGGAGGCCTGGAG GTTCATGCAGTTGAGAGAACTCCTTCCATGAGCGAGTTGAATGAAATTCTTCTTGGGCAG GAGCACCTTAAACAAAGTGACCTGTCATTTGTATTTCGATTACAG GTTGCTGATGATTCAACATTGTATGGGTGTTGTGTGTTAGTTGAAGAAATTGTGCAAAAACCCTCTGGATTGCTTTCCATGGTTTCAGATAAACAGTCTTCCCGCTCATCTTTGAGCCGTTACATGCTCACCACGTACAGATGTTACTGCATTCTCTCAAGGCTTCCATTTTTTGAATTACATTTTGGTTTATTGAGCAG CATCTTCACAGAAGAAAGGTTGGAGcgattaacaaaaaatataggcTTTTTAGACTTGGAAGAAGATTTAGGTGACAATTTAGATGGTGTATCAACGAATTATAGAGCTGCAGAGGACATACCAGATGGAACGACAGAAATATCCCAATCCAGCTTAAGGGATTCTACACCTGGAGGTTTTGATGATGAAAAGAGTAACGTGGAGCCTCAAATTCTTGAGGAGCATATTCATTCTTTGAAGAAAGGTGTCAATGATGATGCTGTTCCTATTTATTCTGAAAACGAGATGGTTTCAGCCAAAGGTGAACCTGGTAGAGTAAACTTAGAAGATTGTGATGTTGATGATTCTCCATCGAACAAGCAAGCACAAGAAAGACGATTACCAAATGCTATTCGGCCACTCCTCCGCCATTGTCAGTATGAAAGCTCTGAATCTTCCTCCAG CTTCCAGGGTTCTCCCAGTGAGGATAGAAACTTTAGGAGTGATGTTGATGATATGGAGACCGAAGAGGCATCTTTTTCTGGGCAAGAAGATTCCAGTGATCACATTGATATTCTGGAATGGGCTAAG GCAAACAATCATGGATCATTGCAGTTACTGTGTGAATATTACCGGCTGCATTGCCCTGCTAGGGGTTCCACTCTTAGATTTCAGCCTTTGGAGCATCTTCATCCCTTAGAATATCGTAGACCTGATGAAGCTGTTTTACATGTTAATGGCTCAACTATTGATTTGAGATCATGCATCACAAGTCTGGAGTTTGCAGAG GCACGCAGTGCACTCTCTGCAGAGGAAGAAGCCACTGCATTATCAACTTGGGCCATTTCATGCATATGCGGATCCTTGCGACTTGAGCAT ATCTTGACAATGTTTGCGGGAGCCCTGCTAGAGAAGCAGATTGTGGTTGTGTGTTCTAATTTG GGAATCTTGTCTGCTTCAGTTTTGTCAATTGTCCCTCTCATTCGTCCCTATCGGTGGCAAAGCTTGTTAATGCCA ATTTTACCAGATGACATGCTGGAGTTTTTGGATGCTCCTGTTCCATACATT GTTTGGCCACTTCACATTAACACTTGTAGGTTGGTGTTAAGAACAAAACCAGTGAAGTACAATCAAAATTAA
- the LOC18100351 gene encoding growth-regulating factor 1 isoform X1, whose amino-acid sequence MIMSGGNRFPFTASQWQELEHQALIYKYMVSGIPIPPDLLFTIKRSGCLDSSLSSKLFPCQPPHFSWGCFQMGLGRKIDPEPGRCRRTDGKKWRCSKEAYPDSKYCEKHMHRGKNRSRKPVEVATQSITAPTVSSMTRNHSNNSLLTTSPTSLSLLSPKTHHQNHLHYPAPAGYHAHPNHQFLSSSRPLGIGLSPHENPTHLLLDSGGSSLANTDYRRNRNVYGLKEEVDEHAFFSEPSGSMRSLSGSSLDDAWQLTPLTMNSSPSTTNSSKQRSLSSLHNEYSYLQLQSLSDPDTPKQQKQCQHNYLLGSSDVDSLGPIKMEKEKSQKTVHRFFDEWPPKDKDSWLDLDDKSSKSASVSATGLSISIPSSHDFLPIFSSRTNNGG is encoded by the exons ATGATAATGAGTGGAGGAAACAGGTTTCCCTTCACTGCATCCCAGTGGCAAGAGCTTGAGCATCAAGCCCTAATCTACAAGTACATGGTTTCAGGCATCCCCATCCCTCCCGATCTTCTTTTCACCATCAAAAGAAGTGGCTGCTTGGACTCTTCACTCTCTTCAAAGCTCTTTCCTTGCCAACCTCCACATT TTTCCTGGGGCTGTTTTCAGATGGGTTTGGGAAGGAAAATAGATCCAGAACCGGGGAGGTGCAGGAGAACTGATGGAAAGAAATGGAGATGCTCAAAAGAAGCATACCCAGATTCTAAGTACTGTGAGAAACATATGCATAGAGGGAAGAACCGTTCAAGAAAGCCTGTGGAAGTTGCAACACAATCAATAACAGCACCAACTGTCTCATCAATGACCAGAAACCACTCTAATAATTCACTACTAACAACATCCCCCACCTCTCTTTCGTTATTGTCACCTAAGACCCACCACCAGAATCACCTTCACTATCCTGCTCCTGCAGGTTATCATGCCCATCCAAATCATCAATTCTTGTCTTCTTCCAGACCCCTTGGGATTGGTCTGTCCCCTCATGAAAATCCTACTCACTTGCTTTTGGACTCTGGTGGTTCTTCTCTGGCCAATACAGATTACAG AAGAAACAGGAATGTTTATGGGCTGAAAGAGGAGGTTGATGAGCATGCTTTCTTCTCAGAACCTTCAGGTTCTATGAGAAGCTTGTCCGGTTCATCTTTGGATGATGCTTGGCAACTCACCCCACTCACAATGAACTCTTCTCCTTCTACCACCAACTCTTCAAAGCAAAGGAGCTTGTCTAGTTTACACAACGAATATTCTTACTTGCAGCTTCAAAGCCTGAGTGATCCCGATACcccaaaacaacaaaagcaGTGTCAACATAACTATCTTCTGGGAAGTAGTGATGTAGACAGTCTAGGGCCCATAAAAATGGAGAAGGAAAAATCCCAAAAGACTGTTCACCGTTTCTTTGATGAATGGCCACCAAAGGATAAAGATTCATGGCTTGATTTGGATGACAAATCATCAAAAAGTGCATCAGTTTCAGCAACCGGACTCTCAATATCCATTCCCTCCTCTCATGACTTTCTTCCAATCTTCAGTTCAAGAACTAATAATG gtGGTTGA
- the LOC18100349 gene encoding uncharacterized protein LOC18100349 isoform X1: protein MAKNEDTGSPGWRTSLFLQTTEDVAKAVADAATTVPSPRPSVVFSSKDDHGDSQFQKLQRHFSRMLKGFSSPPPEVKSGTYNPEVLTSQKRQWAKFQLQYLDHRPLKAPSRLIESMVVVGLHPNCDLQALQRQYGPRKSEGSGILQGALGCQNQSRIEPILEPQVLFVYPPEKQLPLKYKDLVSFCFPGGLEVHAVERTPSMSELNEILLGQEHLKQSDLSFVFRLQVADDSTLYGCCVLVEEIVQKPSGLLSMVSDKQSSRSSLSRYMLTTYRCYCILSRLPFFELHFGLLSSIFTEERLERLTKNIGFLDLEEDLGDNLDGVSTNYRAAEDIPDGTTEISQSSLRDSTPGGFDDEKSNVEPQILEEHIHSLKKGVNDDAVPIYSENEMVSAKGEPGRVNLEDCDVDDSPSNKQAQERRLPNAIRPLLRHCQYESSESSSSFQGSPSEDRNFRSDVDDMETEEASFSGQEDSSDHIDILEWAKANNHGSLQLLCEYYRLHCPARGSTLRFQPLEHLHPLEYRRPDEAVLHVNGSTIDLRSCITSLEFAEARSALSAEEEATALSTWAISCICGSLRLEHILTMFAGALLEKQIVVVCSNLGILSASVLSIVPLIRPYRWQSLLMPILPDDMLEFLDAPVPYIVGVKNKTSEVQSKLSNVILVDANKNQVKSPAIPQLPKHRELLSSLSPYHSKLVGESYLARKRPVYECTDVQVEAAKGFLGVLRSYLDSLCSNLRSHTITNVQSNNDKVSLLLKESFIDSFLSRDRPFMKLFVDTQLFSVHTDLVLSFFQKE, encoded by the exons ATGGCGAAGAATGAAGACACTGGCAGTCCTGGTTGGAGGACTTCATTGTTTTTGCAGACAACAGAAGATGTTGCGAAAGCTGTTGCAGACGCAGCCACCACTGTGCCATCGCCAAGGCCATCTGTGGTATTTTCATCCAAGGATGATCATGGTGATAGCCAATTCCAGAAGCTACAGCGCCATTTTAGCAGAATGCTAAAagggttttcttctcctccgCCAGAAGTGAAAAGTGGAACTTATAATCCAGAAGTTCTTACTAGCCAAAAACGTCAGTGGGCAAAATTTCAGTTACAGTACTTG GACCATAGGCCTTTAAAGGCGCCATCGAGGCTTATAGAGAGCATGGTAGTTGTTGGACTTCACCCTAATTGTGATCTTCAAGCACTCCAGAGGCAATATGGTCCCAGAAAGTCCGAAGGTTCTGGGATATTGCAAGGTGCACTTGGTTGTCAAAATCAGTCACGTATAGAACCCATTCTTGAGCCCCAG gttttgtttgtttatccTCCAGAAAAACAGCTGCCACTTAAATACAAAGATCTTGTATCATTTTGCTTCCCTGGAGGCCTGGAG GTTCATGCAGTTGAGAGAACTCCTTCCATGAGCGAGTTGAATGAAATTCTTCTTGGGCAG GAGCACCTTAAACAAAGTGACCTGTCATTTGTATTTCGATTACAG GTTGCTGATGATTCAACATTGTATGGGTGTTGTGTGTTAGTTGAAGAAATTGTGCAAAAACCCTCTGGATTGCTTTCCATGGTTTCAGATAAACAGTCTTCCCGCTCATCTTTGAGCCGTTACATGCTCACCACGTACAGATGTTACTGCATTCTCTCAAGGCTTCCATTTTTTGAATTACATTTTGGTTTATTGAGCAG CATCTTCACAGAAGAAAGGTTGGAGcgattaacaaaaaatataggcTTTTTAGACTTGGAAGAAGATTTAGGTGACAATTTAGATGGTGTATCAACGAATTATAGAGCTGCAGAGGACATACCAGATGGAACGACAGAAATATCCCAATCCAGCTTAAGGGATTCTACACCTGGAGGTTTTGATGATGAAAAGAGTAACGTGGAGCCTCAAATTCTTGAGGAGCATATTCATTCTTTGAAGAAAGGTGTCAATGATGATGCTGTTCCTATTTATTCTGAAAACGAGATGGTTTCAGCCAAAGGTGAACCTGGTAGAGTAAACTTAGAAGATTGTGATGTTGATGATTCTCCATCGAACAAGCAAGCACAAGAAAGACGATTACCAAATGCTATTCGGCCACTCCTCCGCCATTGTCAGTATGAAAGCTCTGAATCTTCCTCCAG CTTCCAGGGTTCTCCCAGTGAGGATAGAAACTTTAGGAGTGATGTTGATGATATGGAGACCGAAGAGGCATCTTTTTCTGGGCAAGAAGATTCCAGTGATCACATTGATATTCTGGAATGGGCTAAG GCAAACAATCATGGATCATTGCAGTTACTGTGTGAATATTACCGGCTGCATTGCCCTGCTAGGGGTTCCACTCTTAGATTTCAGCCTTTGGAGCATCTTCATCCCTTAGAATATCGTAGACCTGATGAAGCTGTTTTACATGTTAATGGCTCAACTATTGATTTGAGATCATGCATCACAAGTCTGGAGTTTGCAGAG GCACGCAGTGCACTCTCTGCAGAGGAAGAAGCCACTGCATTATCAACTTGGGCCATTTCATGCATATGCGGATCCTTGCGACTTGAGCAT ATCTTGACAATGTTTGCGGGAGCCCTGCTAGAGAAGCAGATTGTGGTTGTGTGTTCTAATTTG GGAATCTTGTCTGCTTCAGTTTTGTCAATTGTCCCTCTCATTCGTCCCTATCGGTGGCAAAGCTTGTTAATGCCA ATTTTACCAGATGACATGCTGGAGTTTTTGGATGCTCCTGTTCCATACATT GTTGGTGTTAAGAACAAAACCAGTGAAGTACAATCAAAATTAAGCAACGTCATTTTGGTTGATGCTAACAAGAACCAG GTGAAGTCACCAGCGATACCACAACTGCCAAAACACAGGGAGCTGTTATCATCCCTAAGTCCTTATCATTCTAAGCTTGTTGGAGAAAGCTATTTGGCCAGAAAGAGGCCAGTGTATGAGTGTACAGATGTGCAG GTTGAGGCTGCCAAGGGTTTTCTAGGGGTTTTAAGATCTTACTTGGATTCGCTTTGCTCTAACCTGCGTTCTCATACAATAACAAATGTACAATCCAATAATGACAAG GTATCATTGCTCTTAAAGGAGAGTTTCATAGATTCGTTCCTTAGTCGTGATCGACCATTTATGAAG CTTTTCGTGGATACACAGCTCTTCTCTGTACATACAGATCTTGTTCTTTCGTTTTTCCAGAAGGAATAG
- the LOC18100351 gene encoding growth-regulating factor 1 isoform X3 — MIMSGGNRFPFTASQWQELEHQALIYKYMVSGIPIPPDLLFTIKRSGCLDSSLSSKLFPCQPPHFSWGCFQMGLGRKIDPEPGRCRRTDGKKWRCSKEAYPDSKYCEKHMHRGKNRSRKPVEVATQSITAPTVSSMTRNHSNNSLLTTSPTSLSLLSPKTHHQNHLHYPAPAGYHAHPNHQFLSSSRPLGIGLSPHENPTHLLLDSGGSSLANTDYRNVYGLKEEVDEHAFFSEPSGSMRSLSGSSLDDAWQLTPLTMNSSPSTTNSSKQRSLSSLHNEYSYLQLQSLSDPDTPKQQKQCQHNYLLGSSDVDSLGPIKMEKEKSQKTVHRFFDEWPPKDKDSWLDLDDKSSKSASVSATGLSISIPSSHDFLPIFSSRTNNGG; from the exons ATGATAATGAGTGGAGGAAACAGGTTTCCCTTCACTGCATCCCAGTGGCAAGAGCTTGAGCATCAAGCCCTAATCTACAAGTACATGGTTTCAGGCATCCCCATCCCTCCCGATCTTCTTTTCACCATCAAAAGAAGTGGCTGCTTGGACTCTTCACTCTCTTCAAAGCTCTTTCCTTGCCAACCTCCACATT TTTCCTGGGGCTGTTTTCAGATGGGTTTGGGAAGGAAAATAGATCCAGAACCGGGGAGGTGCAGGAGAACTGATGGAAAGAAATGGAGATGCTCAAAAGAAGCATACCCAGATTCTAAGTACTGTGAGAAACATATGCATAGAGGGAAGAACCGTTCAAGAAAGCCTGTGGAAGTTGCAACACAATCAATAACAGCACCAACTGTCTCATCAATGACCAGAAACCACTCTAATAATTCACTACTAACAACATCCCCCACCTCTCTTTCGTTATTGTCACCTAAGACCCACCACCAGAATCACCTTCACTATCCTGCTCCTGCAGGTTATCATGCCCATCCAAATCATCAATTCTTGTCTTCTTCCAGACCCCTTGGGATTGGTCTGTCCCCTCATGAAAATCCTACTCACTTGCTTTTGGACTCTGGTGGTTCTTCTCTGGCCAATACAGATTACAG GAATGTTTATGGGCTGAAAGAGGAGGTTGATGAGCATGCTTTCTTCTCAGAACCTTCAGGTTCTATGAGAAGCTTGTCCGGTTCATCTTTGGATGATGCTTGGCAACTCACCCCACTCACAATGAACTCTTCTCCTTCTACCACCAACTCTTCAAAGCAAAGGAGCTTGTCTAGTTTACACAACGAATATTCTTACTTGCAGCTTCAAAGCCTGAGTGATCCCGATACcccaaaacaacaaaagcaGTGTCAACATAACTATCTTCTGGGAAGTAGTGATGTAGACAGTCTAGGGCCCATAAAAATGGAGAAGGAAAAATCCCAAAAGACTGTTCACCGTTTCTTTGATGAATGGCCACCAAAGGATAAAGATTCATGGCTTGATTTGGATGACAAATCATCAAAAAGTGCATCAGTTTCAGCAACCGGACTCTCAATATCCATTCCCTCCTCTCATGACTTTCTTCCAATCTTCAGTTCAAGAACTAATAATG gtGGTTGA
- the LOC18100351 gene encoding growth-regulating factor 1 isoform X2: MIMSGGNRFPFTASQWQELEHQALIYKYMVSGIPIPPDLLFTIKRSGCLDSSLSSKLFPCQPPHFSWGCFQMGLGRKIDPEPGRCRRTDGKKWRCSKEAYPDSKYCEKHMHRGKNRSRKPVEVATQSITAPTVSSMTRNHSNNSLLTTSPTSLSLLSPKTHHQNHLHYPAPAGYHAHPNHQFLSSSRPLGIGLSPHENPTHLLLDSGGSSLANTDYRNRNVYGLKEEVDEHAFFSEPSGSMRSLSGSSLDDAWQLTPLTMNSSPSTTNSSKQRSLSSLHNEYSYLQLQSLSDPDTPKQQKQCQHNYLLGSSDVDSLGPIKMEKEKSQKTVHRFFDEWPPKDKDSWLDLDDKSSKSASVSATGLSISIPSSHDFLPIFSSRTNNGG, translated from the exons ATGATAATGAGTGGAGGAAACAGGTTTCCCTTCACTGCATCCCAGTGGCAAGAGCTTGAGCATCAAGCCCTAATCTACAAGTACATGGTTTCAGGCATCCCCATCCCTCCCGATCTTCTTTTCACCATCAAAAGAAGTGGCTGCTTGGACTCTTCACTCTCTTCAAAGCTCTTTCCTTGCCAACCTCCACATT TTTCCTGGGGCTGTTTTCAGATGGGTTTGGGAAGGAAAATAGATCCAGAACCGGGGAGGTGCAGGAGAACTGATGGAAAGAAATGGAGATGCTCAAAAGAAGCATACCCAGATTCTAAGTACTGTGAGAAACATATGCATAGAGGGAAGAACCGTTCAAGAAAGCCTGTGGAAGTTGCAACACAATCAATAACAGCACCAACTGTCTCATCAATGACCAGAAACCACTCTAATAATTCACTACTAACAACATCCCCCACCTCTCTTTCGTTATTGTCACCTAAGACCCACCACCAGAATCACCTTCACTATCCTGCTCCTGCAGGTTATCATGCCCATCCAAATCATCAATTCTTGTCTTCTTCCAGACCCCTTGGGATTGGTCTGTCCCCTCATGAAAATCCTACTCACTTGCTTTTGGACTCTGGTGGTTCTTCTCTGGCCAATACAGATTACAG AAACAGGAATGTTTATGGGCTGAAAGAGGAGGTTGATGAGCATGCTTTCTTCTCAGAACCTTCAGGTTCTATGAGAAGCTTGTCCGGTTCATCTTTGGATGATGCTTGGCAACTCACCCCACTCACAATGAACTCTTCTCCTTCTACCACCAACTCTTCAAAGCAAAGGAGCTTGTCTAGTTTACACAACGAATATTCTTACTTGCAGCTTCAAAGCCTGAGTGATCCCGATACcccaaaacaacaaaagcaGTGTCAACATAACTATCTTCTGGGAAGTAGTGATGTAGACAGTCTAGGGCCCATAAAAATGGAGAAGGAAAAATCCCAAAAGACTGTTCACCGTTTCTTTGATGAATGGCCACCAAAGGATAAAGATTCATGGCTTGATTTGGATGACAAATCATCAAAAAGTGCATCAGTTTCAGCAACCGGACTCTCAATATCCATTCCCTCCTCTCATGACTTTCTTCCAATCTTCAGTTCAAGAACTAATAATG gtGGTTGA